TGTTGCCATTGCTGAGCACGTAGCTGGCTCGGAAGATGGCTACGCTGATCTGATGAACACTTGGGCCCGCGAGCTAGGCATGAGCGCCACCATCTACGAAAACGCCCACGGTCTTGACGCACCAAGTCAGCTTACCAGCGCGTACGATATGGCGATTCTAGGTCGAGCACTGATCCGTGATATCCCTGAGCATTACCCGCTGTACTCACAAAAAGAGTTCACCTACAACAAGATCCGCCAGCACAACCGTAACGGCTTGCTGTGGGATCGCTCCCTTGCTGTTGATGGTATTAAGACTGGCCACACCAACAACGCCGGTTACTCTTTGGTTGCGTCAGCCAAGCGCGATGACATGCGTCTTATCTCAGTGGTAATGGGCGCTAAGAGTGCTAAGAGCCGTGAAGCTGAAAGTAAGAAATTGCTTAACTACGGCTTCCGCTTCTTCGAAACCGTTACCCCATACAAAGCCGGTGATACTTTCGTCAGCCAACAGATGTGGTATGGCGACAAGCCTGAAGTGAAATTAGGCGTGTTGGAAGATACTCCGGTAACCATCTACCGCGGCCAAGCTGCCAACATGAAAGCCGAGTTTGAACTGAGCCAAGATCTGGAAGCGCCATTAGCTCGCGGTCAAGAGGTTGGTAAACTGTACTTCCGCATCGACGGTAAAGATGTCGCCAGCTACCCACTAACGGTGCTGGAAGACGTGCAAGAAGGTAGCTGGTTCTCCAAGCTAATGGATTACTTCAAACTGCTGTTTAAGTCACTCATTGGCTAAAGCGCCAATCCAAGTGATATAGCAACTTATTGATATAAAAGGCCATCGCTCGATGGCCTTTTGCTTTTGTTGAAATAGTGGTTGAATTTTGTCACCCTCGCCCCCAAATCTCGTGCCAACACTGTTATTAATGTTTTTTTGGAGCCATCCCCATGCAGACTAAATTCGACGAACTGCTCGAGTTTCCTTGTGCCTTCCCGTTCAAAGTTTTGGGCCTGAAGAGCGACACCTTGGCGGATCGCGTTGTTGCCGTATTGCAACTGCACTGCCCAGGTGACTACACCCCGAGTGTGAAGCCATCATCAAAAGGCACTTACGTCTCTGTCGGTGTAAACTGTACCGTCCACAGCAAACAGCAGATCGAAACCCTATACACCGAACTGGCTAAGCTAGAAGGCGTAAAGGGCGTACTTTAACGAACAATCGTTAATTTACAGCAGATTGCGCCAGACGAAGTGAATCGATTGGCGCAATCGCCTTGGCCGTTTCGGCCCCGTGGCTGACATCAATTCAACGCCTCGGTATACTCCCGCTACACCCTGCAAGGAATGCCCTCTCTTGGTTGAACACACACTGATCGTGCGTGAACTGGGGCTGCAACAATACCAGCCAATCTGGCAAGCGATGCAGCAGTTCACCGATAATCGCAACGACGATACACCAGACGAATTATGGCTGGTTGAACACGCCCCTGTGTTCACTCAAGGTCAAGCTGGCAAAGCTGAACATCTGCTCAATACCGGTGACATTCCGGTAGTGCCGGTTGATCGCGGTGGCCAAGTGACTTATCACGGCCCCGGCCAACTTGTCGCCTATCCGCTCTTGAACATCAAACGGCGTAATCTGGGGGTTCGTAACCTCGTTACCGAAATTGAACAGAGCATCGTCGACCTGCTCGCTAAGCATGGTATCGAATCCGCTCCCCGCTGCGATGCTCCCGGGGTTTATGTCGGCGACGATAAGATCTGCTCGCTCGGGCTGCGTATTCGCAAAGGCTGCTCATTCCACGGCTTGGCTCTAAACGTTAATATGGATATGAGTCCATTTTTACGAATCAACCCTTGCGGCTATGCTGGTATGAACATGACGCAAACCAGCACCGTGGGCATAGACGCCAACGTTCAGCAGCTGGGCAGCGAGTTAACCTCTATTTTTGTTGAGCGCCTTGGCTATCAACAGGTCGAAACACAACAAGGAGTCCCCCATGTCTGATGCACC
The genomic region above belongs to Ferrimonas lipolytica and contains:
- the lipB gene encoding lipoyl(octanoyl) transferase LipB, which gives rise to MVEHTLIVRELGLQQYQPIWQAMQQFTDNRNDDTPDELWLVEHAPVFTQGQAGKAEHLLNTGDIPVVPVDRGGQVTYHGPGQLVAYPLLNIKRRNLGVRNLVTEIEQSIVDLLAKHGIESAPRCDAPGVYVGDDKICSLGLRIRKGCSFHGLALNVNMDMSPFLRINPCGYAGMNMTQTSTVGIDANVQQLGSELTSIFVERLGYQQVETQQGVPHV
- a CDS encoding serine hydrolase codes for the protein MTFIKRTLLSASLVFSAAVTAAPVVIPNAPTVAASSFVLMDYQTGQILAEGSPHEQRAPASLTKMMTSYVLGQELKAGRVSLEDTITVSENAWAQNPKLAGSSLMWLKAGSQVKLSELYQGMVVQSGNDACVAIAEHVAGSEDGYADLMNTWARELGMSATIYENAHGLDAPSQLTSAYDMAILGRALIRDIPEHYPLYSQKEFTYNKIRQHNRNGLLWDRSLAVDGIKTGHTNNAGYSLVASAKRDDMRLISVVMGAKSAKSREAESKKLLNYGFRFFETVTPYKAGDTFVSQQMWYGDKPEVKLGVLEDTPVTIYRGQAANMKAEFELSQDLEAPLARGQEVGKLYFRIDGKDVASYPLTVLEDVQEGSWFSKLMDYFKLLFKSLIG
- the ybeD gene encoding DUF493 family protein YbeD is translated as MQTKFDELLEFPCAFPFKVLGLKSDTLADRVVAVLQLHCPGDYTPSVKPSSKGTYVSVGVNCTVHSKQQIETLYTELAKLEGVKGVL